A window of the Nitrosopumilus ureiphilus genome harbors these coding sequences:
- a CDS encoding aminotransferase class I/II-fold pyridoxal phosphate-dependent enzyme — MSDINDLRNRMDEVTLEMIKLLKTRTDIAKEIGEVKKNIGKGVTDEVREDNLRGKVISLCNEIGLDETIATKFFNFLLNESVKVQSNNKQTHLSIFLKAKSMEQQGKKIIHMEVGEPDFLPPVIVKNALEEVFDKGFLKYGQARGMPIFRDALAKYVSKKFNANITEDNIIVSPGARFSIFTAITTLLNPGDEIIVIEPAWPAYKDCALNAGIKVRTINTTLEEKWEPSLEQIKNTINSNTKMIVLNYPNNPTGKILSEKLQDKIVELARQNDLYVLSDEIYSQYAKTSWKSILSYSYKKSIVTQSFSKSHAMTGFRIGYAIADTEIIEKMAKLEALCLTNVSEPIQYIAMKALEADTTNNSNTVQNRLDMLSEKASKMGLDFVVPDGAMYIFARINQEGFDGVQFANSTLEKGLAIAPGEGFGNYKNFIRISACQDEKTLIEGMNILGNIMSEEQ; from the coding sequence ATGTCAGATATCAATGATCTTCGAAACAGGATGGATGAAGTTACACTTGAAATGATAAAGTTGCTAAAAACTAGAACAGATATTGCAAAAGAAATCGGCGAAGTCAAAAAAAATATTGGGAAAGGAGTGACAGATGAAGTCAGAGAAGATAATTTACGTGGAAAAGTAATTTCATTATGCAATGAAATTGGACTAGATGAGACTATTGCGACAAAATTTTTTAATTTCCTATTAAATGAATCAGTGAAAGTTCAATCAAACAATAAACAAACACACCTCTCTATTTTCCTAAAAGCAAAATCAATGGAACAACAAGGAAAAAAAATAATCCATATGGAAGTTGGAGAGCCAGACTTTTTGCCACCAGTTATTGTGAAAAATGCGTTGGAAGAAGTTTTTGATAAAGGATTTTTAAAATATGGTCAAGCAAGAGGGATGCCAATATTCAGAGATGCACTTGCAAAATATGTTTCTAAAAAATTTAACGCAAATATAACTGAAGATAACATAATTGTCAGTCCGGGTGCCAGATTTTCAATCTTTACTGCAATTACAACACTTCTTAATCCAGGTGATGAAATAATAGTGATTGAACCTGCATGGCCTGCATACAAAGATTGTGCACTAAATGCAGGAATCAAAGTAAGGACCATCAATACAACTCTAGAAGAAAAATGGGAACCATCATTAGAGCAGATCAAAAATACAATTAATTCAAACACAAAGATGATTGTTCTAAATTATCCGAATAATCCAACTGGCAAAATACTTTCTGAAAAACTACAAGACAAAATTGTTGAATTGGCCAGACAAAATGATCTGTATGTGCTAAGTGATGAAATCTATTCCCAATATGCAAAAACTAGCTGGAAAAGTATTCTATCATATAGTTATAAGAAAAGTATCGTTACTCAATCATTTTCAAAATCCCATGCAATGACAGGCTTTAGAATTGGGTATGCCATAGCAGATACTGAAATTATTGAAAAAATGGCAAAATTAGAGGCATTATGCCTGACAAATGTGTCTGAACCCATCCAATACATTGCCATGAAAGCCCTAGAGGCAGACACAACCAACAATTCTAATACAGTCCAAAATAGACTAGATATGTTGTCTGAAAAAGCATCGAAGATGGGACTAGATTTTGTAGTTCCAGATGGTGCAATGTACATTTTTGCTCGAATTAATCAAGAAGGATTTGATGGGGTTCAATTTGCAAATAGTACTCTTGAGAAA